One genomic window of Mucilaginibacter sp. SJ includes the following:
- the folB gene encoding dihydroneopterin aldolase: protein MINIALQGAEFFAYHGFYPEEQKIGCRFLVDVNVGFVPPGDLLEDNLSKTVDYERVYIITCEEMKQPRKLIETVGQAIIDRIKKKYPFVESIEVTIKKLTPPLSGKVAHSAVIINYKKS, encoded by the coding sequence ATGATCAATATAGCCTTGCAGGGCGCGGAGTTTTTCGCGTACCATGGATTTTATCCCGAAGAACAAAAAATAGGTTGCCGTTTTTTAGTTGATGTGAATGTTGGTTTTGTGCCTCCCGGCGATTTGCTGGAAGATAATTTAAGTAAAACTGTTGACTATGAACGTGTGTATATTATTACATGCGAAGAGATGAAACAACCACGTAAATTGATTGAAACCGTTGGCCAGGCAATTATCGATCGTATAAAAAAGAAATACCCGTTTGTTGAAAGTATTGAGGTTACCATTAAAAAACTTACTCCGCCCTTAAGTGGCAAGGTAGCGCATTCGGCTGTTATTATAAATTACAAGAAATCCTGA
- a CDS encoding acyl-CoA thioesterase produces the protein MAEKLTDYKYKTLIPIRFSDIDSFGHVNNAVYLTYFEIARIGYWKEIINWDWSNTGIILGRSEINYLKPITVQDNIACYVRTIRIGNSSFDIMHVLVKITPNGEEIVTTGKTVCISYDYSANKSVSIPSPERHRMINYDEPRLILNTN, from the coding sequence CCATCCGCTTTTCGGATATCGATTCATTTGGACACGTAAACAACGCTGTATATCTTACTTATTTTGAAATAGCCAGGATTGGGTATTGGAAAGAAATTATTAACTGGGACTGGAGCAATACCGGCATTATTTTGGGCCGTTCGGAAATCAATTACCTAAAACCGATTACCGTTCAGGATAATATTGCCTGCTATGTACGTACCATTCGTATAGGTAATAGCAGCTTTGATATAATGCACGTGTTGGTAAAAATTACCCCTAATGGCGAGGAAATTGTAACAACCGGCAAAACGGTTTGTATCAGCTACGATTACTCGGCCAATAAATCTGTTTCTATTCCATCACCTGAAAGGCATAGGATGATCAATTATGACGAACCGAGGTTAATTTTAAATACGAATTGA
- a CDS encoding FAD-binding oxidoreductase, with protein MEFNKISAQILEAITAIVGTGNVLTGHESLEKYSHDETEDLVYYPEVVARPQTPEEVAALLKICNENLIPVTPRGAGTGLSGGALPVNGGLLIAMERFNKILEIDEQNLQATVEPGVITEEFMNAVAVKGLLYPVDPASKGSCFIGGNVSHGSGGPRVVKYGTIREYVLNLQVVLTSGEIIWTGANTLKYASGYNLTQLMIGSEGTLGIVTKIVVKLIPAPTLDALMLALFPTNEMACAAVSAIFRAGIIPSALEFMERRGVEWVKEHDDIAFDLQDGIEAFLLIEVDGTNQDVIFTDCEKINAVLEEFDCRDVLFADSTAQKEELWRLRRTMAVSVKSNSVYKEEDTVVPRAALPQLIKGIKETGAKYGFESVCYGHAGDGNLHVNIIKANMSDEDWNNKLKFGIREIFELTVSLGGTLSGEHGIGLVQKDFMPIKYSDIHFALWKGIKQVFDPKGILNPGKIF; from the coding sequence ATGGAATTCAATAAAATATCGGCTCAAATATTAGAGGCTATAACCGCAATTGTTGGCACCGGTAATGTTTTAACCGGCCACGAAAGCCTCGAAAAGTACAGCCATGACGAAACCGAAGACCTGGTTTATTATCCGGAAGTTGTAGCCCGTCCGCAAACCCCCGAAGAAGTTGCTGCATTGTTGAAAATCTGTAACGAAAACCTGATCCCGGTAACACCGCGCGGGGCAGGTACTGGTTTAAGCGGTGGCGCCCTGCCGGTTAATGGCGGTTTGCTGATAGCCATGGAGCGTTTTAATAAAATTCTTGAAATTGATGAGCAAAACCTGCAGGCTACTGTTGAGCCCGGCGTTATAACCGAAGAGTTCATGAACGCCGTAGCTGTAAAAGGTTTGTTATACCCCGTTGATCCGGCCAGTAAAGGTAGTTGCTTTATTGGAGGCAACGTATCTCATGGTTCGGGCGGGCCGCGGGTTGTTAAATATGGAACCATCAGGGAGTATGTGCTGAACTTACAGGTGGTTTTAACATCGGGCGAGATCATCTGGACGGGTGCAAATACGCTTAAATATGCATCAGGTTATAATTTAACCCAATTGATGATCGGTTCGGAAGGCACTCTTGGCATTGTCACTAAAATTGTGGTGAAGCTTATTCCTGCGCCCACTTTAGATGCTTTAATGCTGGCCTTATTCCCAACCAATGAAATGGCTTGCGCAGCTGTTTCGGCTATATTCAGGGCAGGGATCATCCCGTCTGCACTGGAGTTTATGGAGCGAAGAGGAGTGGAGTGGGTTAAGGAGCATGATGATATTGCTTTTGATTTGCAGGATGGTATTGAAGCGTTCTTATTGATTGAAGTAGATGGCACCAACCAGGATGTGATTTTTACCGATTGCGAAAAAATAAATGCAGTGCTTGAAGAGTTTGATTGCCGTGATGTGTTGTTTGCCGATTCGACTGCCCAGAAAGAAGAACTCTGGCGTTTAAGGCGTACCATGGCGGTATCGGTAAAATCAAACTCGGTTTATAAAGAGGAAGATACTGTTGTGCCGCGTGCCGCACTGCCACAATTAATTAAGGGAATAAAAGAAACCGGAGCTAAATATGGCTTTGAATCAGTTTGTTATGGCCATGCAGGCGATGGAAACCTGCATGTAAATATCATTAAAGCCAACATGAGCGATGAGGACTGGAATAACAAGCTGAAGTTCGGCATCAGGGAAATATTTGAATTAACCGTATCTCTTGGTGGTACCTTATCTGGTGAGCACGGCATAGGCCTGGTGCAAAAAGATTTTATGCCGATAAAATATTCAGATATACATTTTGCATTATGGAAAGGGATAAAGCAAGTGTTTGATCCTAAAGGGATTTTAAATCCCGGGAAGATATTTTAG